The DNA segment GGAGAAAAACCTCTGATTCATTACGACTACCTCTACCTTATGTCTTGAAATACAGGAAATTGCTTCAATTTCCTTCAGTCGCTTTGACAGTTATAGGCATCCCCTGAACACCGGCATAAAAGACAATGAGTTCCGCAGTTTCTTTCCCTTCGTTTTTTCCGTAATGCCATGTATCGACGACTTCGACAATCGGCTCTCCTGCTCGCAGATGAAGCACCTGACCTTTTTTTGTCGTAACCGTCAGTTCACCTTTCAGCATAACACCTGCATTGATTACAGGATGTTTATGTAACGGCAGCTTCAGCCCGGGTGGAATCGCTATTCTGAGAATCGTCACTTCTGCAACACCTTCTGCATATGCGGGTAATGCACTGCCATTCCAGCTTTTACTGGTCTTTGCCAGCACATCCACCTTCACTGCAAGAGGTTCTTTCGCATAAACCTGCCCGGCAAACAAAAGCATCGAGCAAACCAAACAGAACAACTTATTCATGCTTCATTCCTCACTGTCCGGTACGTTACAACCACAAGCAACAGCCCCTCCATTTTCTCTACAACCTTCAGTAATATAACAGTCACGCTTCCACCAGTCCAGACCTCCGATCAGCTCTTTTACCCTGAATCCAAGCTTAACCATGTTCAGGGCCCCCTTTGTAGAAGCATTACAACCAATGCCATCACAGTAAACAACAAACAGTGCTGTTTTATCCAGCTGCTTCGTTGTCTCTTCGCTCATTTTTCGATGAGGAAGATTGATGGCCTTCGGGATATGTTCCTGTCGATAGGATTCCGGTGAACGTGCATCGATGACGATGATGTTTTCCCCGGCATCCATCGCTGTCTTGAGATCCCAGGAATCTGTCTCAAACGCAAGCTTATCGCTGTAATGCTGTAGCTGTTTATCCATGACATTATATTGTTTACGAACAAGAATTAACTATGCTGTTTTGGAACATGATAACCTCAGCAACATCGAACCAAACAGTTTACCATCGTTATTCTCGGCTTTGCAGGCAAAAACATGATCACCACCCTCCAGGCCGGAATACGTCACTATCATATTTACCACTTCTCCTGCAAAAGCGAAATTATATGCTTGTACCTCTGCCGCAACAACCGTGTATCTTATGCCCGGTTCACCAATAACTTTAGACAACAGTTTTCCTGCGGTCCTACTGAGCGAGTGCATTAAAATTGCGACCGGAATACAAGGAAACGAACAGAAATGCCCATTGCATTCTTCCGGTTTTAGTGGACCAAGTCTTGCGCTTATTGTGTTGTCCGAATACCGAACGTCATTGAGAGGAATCTGTTTTTTATACGGATTGTTCGAAGGATTACACTCGAATTCCTGTTTTTTTATATGAAACAACTTTGCAAACAGCGGAACACTCATAATGTGATAATGCGTTTCCAGCTCATATAACGGGTCACCTTGAGTGGTCATCAACGTGGCAGATATGGTACCATACCTTTTATCAAAAAACAATATTTTCGCTGTTCCGCTAAAAGCCCCTTTACCGACTTCCCCTCCCTTAGCGACATTTTTCAAAACCGCACTGGAAGCGACATAATAATGTTTTTCCTTTTTCGGATTCGACCACGCCAGTGCACACGCCCCCAATACCGCCAAATGTCTTCCAACTTCAGCTGCCGCAATTTCTCCAACCTCGTTGTCCATCGGTTGTTCAGCAACAAATTCTGCAGTTGCCCCATCATCTGAAACCCTTAAATTTTCCAGAGCATAATACGGTGCTGTCACACCTATATTAACGGTAATAGCATCAACCATTTACAGTTTTTTTTCTTTTTTAATCAAAAGACGCCAGAGCGTGGATCTTTTCTTTTTTGATTCGGGAAAAAACAACAAGTACGGCACAGAAAGGCCGGGAAAAATACGATGCACATCCAAAAGGCTCTGCGAGACCAATAACAGTTGAAAATCGGCTACACCGTCATTATTGCCGGAAAAAAGGGGCATGGGAGAAAGCCTGACGCATTGATACGCGAGCTTTTTAATATATCGAAGTTAACTATAATTAAAAAAGAGAAATAGCAGACCACATAACCTGACCATCAGTTACAGACAACTCAATGGGTCGAGGAATGGAGCAAAAACCAAACGAGTATGAAGATCCCCCGATAATTTCGAAGAACACCCCTTCTATGAATTTTGATTAAACATAAACAACATAATATAACGGCAGTGATGATGCCCGATACGTATATTCACGAATAAGACACAGTATCATCAAGAATACGGAGAAAGAGACTCGAATGCCTGGTTTTTTTGTTACATTCGGAAAAGCCGACTGATACGAACAGGAGCATTCGAAAACCTCTTTTCATCATGATACAAACGGGGCGTGTCAATACCTGATCGTATCATGAATTTTTCACACTCTGAAGTATGAAAGACACAATTCACAACAACCTGCAACAGGTTCGTCAAGCAAGCAGAAAACTCTGTACTCTTTCGGACGACGCTATCAAGAACATACTGAACGGCCTGGCAGACAGAATACCTGGAAAAAGTCAAGCAATCCTCGAGGCAAATAAAAATGACCTCGACAGGATGAATCCTGACGACCCAAAATATGACAGGCTTCTCCTGAACCCGTCGCGCCTCGAAGCGATCGCAAACGACATTCGCAACGTTGCGGCTCTGCCTTCTCCGATAGGCAGGATCCTCGAAAAAAGAACATTGCCGAATAGTCTGCAGCTGAAAAAAACAACCGTTCCTCTCGGCGTCATAGGCATTATTTATGAATCGAGGCCGAATGTGACGTTCGATGTTTTTTCACTCTGCCTGAAATCAGGCAACGCAACTGTTTTAAAAGGTGGCAGTGATGCAATGTACTCGAACATTGCGATTGTCGAGCTTATCCATGATGTTCTTGAAAAGCATGATATTAACCCAGACACACTCTACCTCCTGCCTGCCGAGCGTGAAGCAGCGGAAATCATGCTTAACGCCGTCGGCTACATCGACGTGATCATTCCAAGAGGAAGCCAACAACTGATCGATTTTGCGCGAAAAAAATCCACAGTTCCGGTCATTGAAACCGGCGCAGGCATCGTACATACTTACTTTGATAAAAGCGGTGACCCTCAGATGGCAAAAGAGATCGTTTTCAATGCAAAAACCAGAAGGCCAAGTGTCTGTAATGCCCTGGATACGTTTATCATTCACCGGGAACGGCTTGACGATCTAGCCTTTATTACAGAGCCGCTTGCCGAGAAAAAGGTAATCATATTCGCCGACGGGGACGCTTACCCTGCATTGCTGGGACGCTACCCTTCCGAACTTCTGCAAAAAGCGGAAGCAACTCATTTCGGCACCGAATTCCTCTCTTTGAAAATGTCTGTAAAAACAGTTGACGACCTCGATGAAGCAGTGGATCATATCAACCGGTACAGCTCGATGCATAGCGAAGCGGTCATTGCATCTGATCCCGCGGTTACAGAGGAATTTCTCAAGCGGGTCGATGCTGCGGTAGTCTATGCCAATACATCGACAGCCTTCACCGATGGAGCACAGTTCGGCCTCGGTGCCGAGATAGGAATAAGCACCCAGAAGCTCCATGCACGAGGTCCAATGGCACTGCAGGAACTGACAAGCTACAAATGGGTGATCGAAGGAGAAGGACAGATAAGGCCATAATAACTTTATTGATGCACCGAACCATTGAATCAGCGAATAATTATATATCATTGTGGTTCGACGCAACAACGAAAAAACCGATCAACTGCTTTTTAGATGCTTGAAGCCAGAAACATTTATAAATCATACACTCTTCCCGGACAGAAAAGTATAGAGATTCTCCGAGGTATCGATTTGAAAGTAGGCGAAGGTGAAATGGTAACGGTTGTCGGTGCTTCAGGAAGCGGAAAAACCACATTGCTCAACATACTCGGCACACTCGATACCCCCGATAGTGGTGAAATCATTTTCAAGGGAGAAACCGTCTTTCGTGAAAAACGCTACACGCTTTCACAGAAAGCTCTCGCTGGTTTCAGAAATAGAAAAATCGGTTTCGTTTTTCAGTTTCACCATCTGCTTTCCGATTTTTCCGCTGTTGAAAATGTTGCCATGGCAGAGTTCATAGCAACGGGGAAACTCAATCCTGCAAAGGAAAAAGCATCTAACCTACTAGCAAAACTTGGTCTCGCCAACCGCCTGAATCACCTTCCGGCTGAACTTTCAGGCGGGGAACAGCAGCGGGTAGCGATTGCCCGTGCCATGATGAACTCACCGATGATGATTCTGGCAGATGAACCAAGTGGCAATCTCGACAGCAAAAACAGTTCCATACTTTACGATCTCATGGCAAGCATCGGCAAAGAACATCGAACCGCATTCATCATCGTTACCCACAACGAAGAGTATGCCCTTACGGCCGACCGGTGTTTACGCATGGAGGATGGCACACTACACCATAATTAATATGTCGAGCCGTTGAATTCTACAATCTTCAAAGCTTTTCAGACAGTCAACGAAGAAACAATACAGCATTTTTTATCATTCGGTTGCGTATATTATTAGCTTGGTTCTTCAGGCTCGAACACTTCAGCCCCAAAGCACTTCATGCATACAGAAAATAAACCTTACAAAATAGGCCCGATTGAACTGGCTCCATCGATACAGCCTCACCATGCATGGACATTTTTCTATGCCGCCTTCTTCTCTATCGGGATGATTACTTTTCTGTCTATCGGACAGACATATATTCTCAATGTCCACCTTGGCATTCCCGAAAAAGAACAGGGGACAATAAGCGGCAATCTCGTCGTTTGGACAGAACTGATCGCTCTGCTTCTGTTCATCCCCGCAGGCATTTTCATGGACCGTATCGGGCGCCGGCCGATGTACGTTGCAGGATTTCTACTCATCGGCCTTACCTATGTGCTCTACCCGTTTGCCGGTTCGGTTACGGACCTTTTTCTCTACCGCATCATCTATGCGTTCGGTATGGTAGCCGTAACAGGTGCACTGTCAACAGTACTTGTCGATTACCCGGCAGAGCGCTCGAGGGGAAAAATGGTTGCTCTGATAGGACTGCTCAACGGGCTGGGTATTGTCATTACAAACCAGTTCTTCGGTTCGCTCCCTGCAATCCTCGTCAAACAAGGACTGAGCGACATCGAGGCAGGCATAGCAACCCATGCAGGTGTCGCCATCATCGCAACCAGCGCAGCAATTGTCTGTGCCGGAGGACTCCAGAAAGGAGTCCCCTTCAAGGAGAAAAAAAGGCCTCGATTACGAGAACTCTTTACTACCGGTCTGACAGCGGCACGCAATCCGAGAATCCTGCTTTCCTACTCGGCAGCATTTATCGCAAGGGGCGACCAGTCCATCAACGGGACGTTTATCAGCTTGTGGGGTATGAACGCTGGCATTGCCATGGGCATGTCTTACGACGATGCTTTCTGGAAAGGCACCCTCATATTCATTATCACCCAGGTCGCGGCTCTCATATGGGCCCCTCTTGCCGGCCCCTTCATCGACCGCATCAACAGAGTTTCTGCACTGGCTGTCTGCATGTTTCTTGCCATGCTGGGAAACCTTTCCGTGCTTCTGCTCGACACTCCCTTTGATTCCATAGGTTATGCCGTATTTATCTTTATGGGGATCGGCCAGATCAGTGTCTTTCTCGGGGCCCAGTCCCTTATCGGTCAGGAAGCACCTTCGGGTAAGCGTGGCTCGATCCTGGGCACGTTCAACATAAGCGGAGCGATAGGCATTCTCATCATCGCCAAGGCAGGAGGAAACCTGTTTGACAGCATGAGCCCACATGCCCCGTTCGTCATCGTCGGATCAATAAATGCCCTGCTTATGTTATTCAGTATTTATGTACGAATAAAAGCACCTCACAAGCTTGAAACAAGCCCGGATAGCGCATGAGCACCATGAAACCCGGCTCTTCGATCTACTTTATCGGCATCGCCGGAACAGCCATGGCATCTGTAGCCGTCGCGTTATCAAGGGCTGGACACTCGGTATCAGGTTCCGATACCGCATTCTATCCCCCGATGTGCGACTATCTGGCCGAACACCGAATTCCATGCCATGAGGGTTTCGATCCAGAGAACCTGCTCCGTGATGCACCGGATGTCATCGTCGTCGGCAACGCGATCAGTCGGGGCAACCCGGAACTCGAGTTTGCACTCAACGAGCACATGAGCTTTGTCTCCATGCCGGAGATCGTCAGCCAGAAACTTATCGGCAAGAACAGGTCCGTGGTTATAACCGGCACGCACGGCAAAACAACCACAACATCACTTACAGCCTGGATTTTCGAGTATGCAGGCCTGCAGCCTGGATTTCTGATCGGTGGCATCGCCGAAAACTTCGGTGCCGGCTGCAGAGCATCTGTTAATGGCAACGACGGTTACTTCATCACGGAAGGCGACGAGTACGACACCGCATACTTTGACAAAAGAAGCAAGTTCCTGCACTATCGACCGGATATTGCGGTAATCAACAACATAGAGTTCGACCATGCCGATATATTCAGCTCTCTTGACGATATCGTACGATCATTCCGGCAGTTCATTACGCTTATACCTTCAAACGGTGTACTGATAGTCAACGGTCATGATGAGATTGCCGCCAAGATAAGCCAAGAAGCATATTGCCCCGTTGAGCGATTCGGTTTTTCCAAAAATTTTGAATGGTCGGCTTCCGATCTCGGAGTCCATGAGACAGGACTTGCTTTTCAACTGGCATACAAAGGCGAAGAACTCGGAGCTGTCCGTATAGACCAGCACGGCAACCACAATGTCCTTAACGCAGTTGCGGCAATAGCGGCAGCATCTCGTGCCGGTATTCCGTTCCCGGTTATTACCGAAGGAATGCTTTCTTTCAAAAGGCCGAAAAGAAGAATGGAAATTGTCGGGGAATTCGACGGAGACATCACCATCATCGACGACTTTGCACACCACCCAACCGCCATCCGGGCTACCCTTGCCGCATTGCGTCAGCGGTACCCGAACAGGCGTATAATAGCCTGCTTTGAACCCCGTTCGAATACCAGCACAAGAAGTATATTCCAGAAAGACCTTGAAACCAGCTTCAACGATGCCGATATCATCATTATCGGCAAGGTTCATCGTCCCGAACGATATGCTGAAGATGAACGACTCGACACGACAGCACTCTGTTCGACAATCATTGAATCCGGGAAGAACGCGTTTGCCTCCGGCAAGGGCAAGAACAATGATGGATACCCCGACGACATCGTGCAATTTATCCACAGCAACATCAGGCAAAATGATATTATTATCCTGTTGAGCAATGGAAGTTTCAACGGCTTGAAAAAACTTTTAACTGAAAGTTTTCTTAAAAAAAGGCAACGTTAATGTTTTACCTACGATGAGTTAGTATAACGGGAATATGAAACTTTGACTGAACAACGATTAATTCTGGCAATGTGATAGAGCTATCATTGTGATTCACTCGATAAATCATACAATTCATTTTAATACTCTGTAACTAAAGTTTACTACCAGATCATGAAAAATCTTTAAATCTAATCGGTATTGAACGCTATGCAATAAGTTATTGCGAGCGTAAGATCGCCCCCCCTACCTCTTTCAGTGCCCTCAAAATTTATAAGCCCAGATGGGCCAGAAAAACTCTTAACTCATAATAAAAAATAGGGATAACAACTCAAGAAACTTGTTATTACCTATATTATTCTTTATTATTACTCCGCATTCACATGCAATCATTATTTATTTTTTTATTAAAACAAGGGGAATTACAATGAAAAAACTCTTGCTAACTGTATGCATCTTGCTTCCACTCAGCTTTGCATTTTCTGGATGCGGCACAATTATGGATGGTACTAAACAAGAGATTGGGTTTTCAAGCAGCCCATCAAACGCAGTAGTAACCATTGATGGGAAAATGATAGGCAGAACACCATTAACCCAGAGCCTAAAAAGGAAAAATACTCATAAGGTAGTTATGGCTCTAGACGGTTACTACCCTTACGAAATGACACTCACCAAGAAAACAAACGGTTGGGTATGGGGCAACATTGTTTTCGGTGGACTAATTGGTTTAGCGGTCGATGCAGCAACCGGAAGTCTTTATAAACTTACACCTGAGCAGGTTAATGCTGACTTGAAAAGCAATGGAACTGCCTCAATCAGTGAGGAAGAAAATGCCCTTTATGTTGCAGTGACTCTTGAACCAGATGCTTCATGGCAGCAAATTGGTAATATAAAGAACTTCTAATCACCATTTTAATCTTCCATAAGTAAAAGAAAAAGGCCAACCACATAAGGCGGCCTTTTTCTTTTATTAACCAACAATTTCTAGCAAACCTCAAAAGCATTCTGCATATTAGTTCACAACATGGTCATCCCCCCTTCAGAACTGATATCTGCGTCATCAACCACGCAAGAGACCAATACAAGAATAACTAAAGAGAGTGATCGGAAAGATTGATAAACAAGGCAAACGATTGCTACTTGCAATTTTTGATTGCCAGTTTTCTGAGGGTAACTTTTATGGCTGATCTTTTTGGTGAAGAGATTCAGAAGAAATTTGTCGAATCGCCTTGTCACACAACCAACAAGCACCAAACAAAAATAGCAATAAAAAGTGTTTCAGAATCAGGATATTTCATATAACGAAAATGCCATAACCATCACTTAGACTGCTTATCTTTATGGATATAAGCGCATTTGTTAAAATGTGCGAAATTTCTTAAAAAAAGATGAATATTTACCAATAGTTATCTTATTTTCCTGCGCAGGAAATTTTTCTGAACAAAACAAACCTGAGAACGTTATCATGGCAAAAGTAAAAGTAGG comes from the Prosthecochloris marina genome and includes:
- a CDS encoding cupin domain-containing protein; translated protein: MNKLFCLVCSMLLFAGQVYAKEPLAVKVDVLAKTSKSWNGSALPAYAEGVAEVTILRIAIPPGLKLPLHKHPVINAGVMLKGELTVTTKKGQVLHLRAGEPIVEVVDTWHYGKNEGKETAELIVFYAGVQGMPITVKATEGN
- a CDS encoding rhodanese-like domain-containing protein, with protein sequence MDKQLQHYSDKLAFETDSWDLKTAMDAGENIIVIDARSPESYRQEHIPKAINLPHRKMSEETTKQLDKTALFVVYCDGIGCNASTKGALNMVKLGFRVKELIGGLDWWKRDCYITEGCRENGGAVACGCNVPDSEE
- a CDS encoding glutamate-5-semialdehyde dehydrogenase, with the protein product MKDTIHNNLQQVRQASRKLCTLSDDAIKNILNGLADRIPGKSQAILEANKNDLDRMNPDDPKYDRLLLNPSRLEAIANDIRNVAALPSPIGRILEKRTLPNSLQLKKTTVPLGVIGIIYESRPNVTFDVFSLCLKSGNATVLKGGSDAMYSNIAIVELIHDVLEKHDINPDTLYLLPAEREAAEIMLNAVGYIDVIIPRGSQQLIDFARKKSTVPVIETGAGIVHTYFDKSGDPQMAKEIVFNAKTRRPSVCNALDTFIIHRERLDDLAFITEPLAEKKVIIFADGDAYPALLGRYPSELLQKAEATHFGTEFLSLKMSVKTVDDLDEAVDHINRYSSMHSEAVIASDPAVTEEFLKRVDAAVVYANTSTAFTDGAQFGLGAEIGISTQKLHARGPMALQELTSYKWVIEGEGQIRP
- a CDS encoding ABC transporter ATP-binding protein; protein product: MLEARNIYKSYTLPGQKSIEILRGIDLKVGEGEMVTVVGASGSGKTTLLNILGTLDTPDSGEIIFKGETVFREKRYTLSQKALAGFRNRKIGFVFQFHHLLSDFSAVENVAMAEFIATGKLNPAKEKASNLLAKLGLANRLNHLPAELSGGEQQRVAIARAMMNSPMMILADEPSGNLDSKNSSILYDLMASIGKEHRTAFIIVTHNEEYALTADRCLRMEDGTLHHN
- a CDS encoding MFS transporter; the encoded protein is MHTENKPYKIGPIELAPSIQPHHAWTFFYAAFFSIGMITFLSIGQTYILNVHLGIPEKEQGTISGNLVVWTELIALLLFIPAGIFMDRIGRRPMYVAGFLLIGLTYVLYPFAGSVTDLFLYRIIYAFGMVAVTGALSTVLVDYPAERSRGKMVALIGLLNGLGIVITNQFFGSLPAILVKQGLSDIEAGIATHAGVAIIATSAAIVCAGGLQKGVPFKEKKRPRLRELFTTGLTAARNPRILLSYSAAFIARGDQSINGTFISLWGMNAGIAMGMSYDDAFWKGTLIFIITQVAALIWAPLAGPFIDRINRVSALAVCMFLAMLGNLSVLLLDTPFDSIGYAVFIFMGIGQISVFLGAQSLIGQEAPSGKRGSILGTFNISGAIGILIIAKAGGNLFDSMSPHAPFVIVGSINALLMLFSIYVRIKAPHKLETSPDSA
- the mpl gene encoding UDP-N-acetylmuramate:L-alanyl-gamma-D-glutamyl-meso-diaminopimelate ligase encodes the protein MSTMKPGSSIYFIGIAGTAMASVAVALSRAGHSVSGSDTAFYPPMCDYLAEHRIPCHEGFDPENLLRDAPDVIVVGNAISRGNPELEFALNEHMSFVSMPEIVSQKLIGKNRSVVITGTHGKTTTTSLTAWIFEYAGLQPGFLIGGIAENFGAGCRASVNGNDGYFITEGDEYDTAYFDKRSKFLHYRPDIAVINNIEFDHADIFSSLDDIVRSFRQFITLIPSNGVLIVNGHDEIAAKISQEAYCPVERFGFSKNFEWSASDLGVHETGLAFQLAYKGEELGAVRIDQHGNHNVLNAVAAIAAASRAGIPFPVITEGMLSFKRPKRRMEIVGEFDGDITIIDDFAHHPTAIRATLAALRQRYPNRRIIACFEPRSNTSTRSIFQKDLETSFNDADIIIIGKVHRPERYAEDERLDTTALCSTIIESGKNAFASGKGKNNDGYPDDIVQFIHSNIRQNDIIILLSNGSFNGLKKLLTESFLKKRQR
- a CDS encoding PEGA domain-containing protein, whose product is MKKLLLTVCILLPLSFAFSGCGTIMDGTKQEIGFSSSPSNAVVTIDGKMIGRTPLTQSLKRKNTHKVVMALDGYYPYEMTLTKKTNGWVWGNIVFGGLIGLAVDAATGSLYKLTPEQVNADLKSNGTASISEEENALYVAVTLEPDASWQQIGNIKNF